The following is a genomic window from Longimicrobium sp..
GGGACGAGCTTGATCCGCAGCCGTTCGATTTCCATTCGCTCGCCGATTTCGAACGAGACCCGCGCGGGCATCTGAGCCGGCTGCAGGAGACCGGACGCGCGGCGATTCTGTCGGTCGACGCGAAGGCGCAGGTCGTTGTCCAACGCGCCAGTGCCTATCAGGAGTTGCTCGACCGGATTGATCAGGCAGAGACGATCATCGCGATCCAAGAAGGCTTTGAATCAATCGATCGGGGCGAAGGCCGTTCCGCGCGCGAAGTGATCGAGGCGATACGGGTCCGCGTCAGGACCGGCGAGACCTCGCGAGGTACAAAGAAGTCAGCGCCAGTCGTATGATATGATACGCCGGCCGTTGTCCGTTTAGTCCATTTCTTGCTTTTCCCGGTCCGTGTCATCACCTTGTAACCATGCAGTCTCTCTCACCCCGGAGTAGCTTGATGCGCGATCCCGAGCACCCTTCCGAATTCGACTTCGTTCCTCGCGACGATTTCGAGCGCGACCCTCACGAGCGCATCGAGCGCCTGCTGGAAACCGGACGCGCCACTGTATTGACCACCAACGGCAAGGCGGCGGTGGTGGTGCAGAGCGCGGAGGCGTACCGGCGCCTGCTGGAACGGCTCGACGAAGCCGAGGCGACTCTCGGGGTGCAGCGCGGTCTGGCATCGATGCGGCGTGGAGAAGGGACTCCCCTCGATGAAGCGTTCCGGAGGATTCGTGAGAGCGCGGAAAAGCGCCGCCGTACTGCGTGAAGTACCGGATCATCATCCAGCCATCCGCGGAAGCCGACATCGGCGAGATCTACTTCTTCCTCCGCGAGGTCTATCCTCCTTACGCGGACCGCTGGCTTCTGAGCCTGCACCAGGCCATCGACACGCTGCGCGAGATGCCGCGGCGTTGCCGGCTCTCACCGCAGGGCGACGATGAGGAAGAGGAGATCCGGCACCTCCTGCATGGAGACTACCGGATTCTCTTCGCCATTGCCGGACGGGAAGTCCACGTCCTTCACGTCCGGCACAGCTCTTTTCAGTCCCTGGAGTCCTGAGCGTCCACGCCGGATGTCACGGTGCTCCCGAACGACCGGTGCCCCAGCGGCGGTCTTGCTGGCGGCACCGGCGTTGCGTGCTATCTTTCGCTCCCGTTTTCGTTTCCGAACGTTCGACAGAGGTTCGTGGTGCAGCAGATCTTCCGGCGCCTCTTCAAGCAGAAGTTCGGGAAGGGCCCCGTCTCCGTCCTCCCGCTGGACGGCGACGGCTCCAGCCGGCAGATGTACCGGCTGGTGGGCGACCAGTACGAGACGGCCATCGGCGTGGTGGGGCCCGACCGGGAGGAGAACCGCGCCTTCCTGTCGTACACGGAGAGCTTCCGCTCCATCGGCCTGCCCGTGCCCGAGGTCTACGCGGTCGACGAGAAGGCGGGGGCGTACCTGGAAGAGGACCTGGGCGAGACCACCCTCTTCGACGCGCTGGCCGCGGCGCGCAAGGAAGACCCGGGCGCCG
Proteins encoded in this region:
- a CDS encoding type II toxin-antitoxin system RelE/ParE family toxin, with the translated sequence MKYRIIIQPSAEADIGEIYFFLREVYPPYADRWLLSLHQAIDTLREMPRRCRLSPQGDDEEEEIRHLLHGDYRILFAIAGREVHVLHVRHSSFQSLES